Proteins encoded together in one Pirellulales bacterium window:
- a CDS encoding site-specific integrase yields the protein MQEALEKSLVIIQGKEIASADVPRLIADTGAAASFAWDEFFMGTIRNGYTRRAYLFAVRSFLKWIEERHVDLVRITPGLVGQYFDELPGSTPTKKVYLSGIRSFFDVLVQRHVIVLNPALSVRTERYSAVEGRTPEITVEQAKRLLASIKLETVLDFRDRAVIGTLIYTAARAGAAGKLRLKDFAHDGSQYVLRFAEKGGKARSIPVRADLQQFIVEYLFAAAIEDNPKDAPLFRTVGGRKARLTDQAMDNVDICRMVKRRLKAAGLPMLISPHSFRSCAATDLLLQGVALEDVQYLLGHSDSRVTKLYDRRQKLVTRNIVERISV from the coding sequence ATGCAGGAAGCTTTGGAGAAATCACTCGTAATTATTCAAGGAAAGGAAATCGCGTCGGCCGACGTGCCGAGGTTGATCGCTGACACAGGGGCGGCGGCAAGCTTTGCCTGGGATGAATTCTTCATGGGAACGATCAGGAACGGCTATACGCGGCGGGCGTATCTCTTTGCGGTGCGTTCGTTTCTGAAATGGATTGAGGAACGGCACGTCGATCTCGTGCGGATCACGCCTGGCCTAGTCGGGCAATATTTCGACGAGCTTCCGGGAAGCACCCCGACCAAGAAGGTTTATCTCTCGGGCATCCGGTCGTTCTTCGATGTGCTCGTGCAGCGACACGTCATCGTGCTCAACCCCGCATTGTCGGTGCGGACTGAACGTTATTCCGCGGTCGAGGGCCGCACGCCAGAGATTACGGTTGAACAGGCAAAGCGGTTGCTGGCATCGATCAAGCTCGAAACGGTGCTGGACTTTCGCGACCGAGCCGTGATCGGGACGTTGATCTACACGGCGGCGCGTGCCGGAGCGGCGGGCAAACTGCGGCTCAAGGATTTTGCCCATGACGGCTCGCAATACGTGCTGCGATTTGCCGAGAAAGGCGGGAAGGCGAGGTCGATCCCCGTGCGGGCAGATTTGCAGCAGTTCATTGTCGAGTACCTGTTTGCCGCGGCAATTGAGGACAATCCGAAGGATGCTCCCTTGTTCCGTACGGTCGGGGGTCGCAAGGCCAGGCTAACGGATCAGGCGATGGACAACGTCGATATCTGCCGCATGGTCAAGCGGCGGCTGAAGGCGGCAGGGTTGCCGATGCTGATTTCGCCACACTCCTTTCGCTCGTGTGCGGCGACCGACCTGCTCCTGCAAGGAGTGGCCCTCGAAGATGTACAATACCTGCTCGGTCATTCCGACAGCCGGGTGACGAAGCTCTACGACCGGCGGCAAAAGCTGGTCACGCGGAACATCGTGGAGCGGATTTCGGTCTAA
- a CDS encoding ankyrin repeat domain-containing protein, with amino-acid sequence MDKSIDEGINQHFWEAIYNLILPAIKAFVDAGADVNARNEAGNSPLHETAIRGAADVVKLLLDKGADAAAVNHDGHTAADVAEARQHIDIANMIDRAARRREPARRAAALYDGPDTPEITG; translated from the coding sequence ATGGACAAGTCGATCGACGAAGGGATCAACCAGCACTTCTGGGAAGCCATCTACAATTTGATTCTGCCCGCCATCAAGGCATTCGTTGACGCCGGCGCCGACGTGAATGCACGCAACGAGGCCGGCAACTCTCCCCTGCACGAAACCGCGATCCGTGGCGCTGCTGACGTGGTGAAGCTGCTTCTCGACAAAGGTGCCGATGCCGCTGCCGTCAATCACGACGGCCACACAGCGGCCGATGTTGCCGAAGCTCGGCAACACATCGACATTGCAAACATGATCGATCGCGCCGCCAGGCGGCGCGAGCCAGCCAGGCGCGCTGCTGCCCTATACGACGGCCCAGATACGCCAGAGATCACCGGATAG
- a CDS encoding type II toxin-antitoxin system VapC family toxin, with protein sequence MISAVLDASALIALLRRERGMEVVHGHIADAAISAVNYSEVIKKTIEYGGAAEPVNAYARNVSLNIVPFDTEQAISSGKLYPATKPYGLSFADRACLNLGARYGVPVLTTEKRMADTPVGVKVQLIRGEH encoded by the coding sequence GTGATTAGCGCGGTTCTCGACGCGTCAGCCTTGATTGCACTGCTCAGACGCGAGCGTGGAATGGAGGTCGTGCATGGGCACATTGCCGATGCGGCGATCTCAGCGGTGAATTATTCGGAGGTGATCAAAAAGACGATTGAGTACGGCGGCGCAGCCGAGCCAGTCAACGCCTACGCGCGCAACGTCTCGCTCAATATCGTTCCGTTCGATACCGAGCAAGCGATTTCTTCGGGCAAGCTGTATCCGGCGACGAAGCCCTATGGGCTGTCGTTTGCAGACCGTGCCTGCCTGAATCTGGGAGCACGTTATGGCGTGCCCGTGCTGACGACGGAAAAGCGCATGGCAGATACGCCAGTCGGCGTCAAAGTGCAATTGATTCGCGGGGAACACTGA
- a CDS encoding AbrB/MazE/SpoVT family DNA-binding domain-containing protein — translation MQRQEQWIYHAKIDASGRLVIPAEARERHHINEGDTVVVVDDERGLHLKSLDQALAEAQDYFATLAPPERILSDEINADRRTEAERD, via the coding sequence ATGCAACGGCAGGAACAATGGATTTACCACGCGAAGATTGATGCGTCGGGACGGCTGGTGATCCCGGCCGAGGCCCGCGAGCGGCATCACATCAACGAAGGGGATACGGTCGTCGTCGTTGACGACGAGCGAGGTCTCCACCTCAAGAGTCTCGATCAGGCACTCGCGGAAGCGCAGGACTACTTCGCGACGCTGGCTCCACCGGAACGCATTCTTTCTGACGAGATAAACGCTGACCGCCGTACCGAGGCGGAGCGTGATTAG
- a CDS encoding type II secretion system GspH family protein, whose translation MPASRRSGFTLIELSIVLVIIGLLAGAILLGRDLIRASEFRKMYSQQQEFASAINAFRTKYNCLPGDCPNATRFFGSIAPGGPSVFCPPEESLPDVPTCDGSGNGVIEEVPSPALPYYADETLLLWQHLADAGLIAGLYSGTYYEGFTARVRVGLNCPPMHSNRFCWRITAQAGGLLFYDPAWTKQHVLLMWPQRVLAVPPTAAPSGISVLSGSEALGYDTKYDDGLPDHGAIRASHGYYSGPQCASVTPGGTYAYFGTATSNDCLLAHGLGL comes from the coding sequence ATGCCCGCCTCTCGCCGTTCGGGTTTTACCTTGATCGAACTTTCCATCGTGCTCGTTATCATCGGGTTGCTCGCTGGTGCGATTTTGCTTGGCCGAGATTTGATTCGCGCGAGTGAGTTCCGCAAGATGTACTCCCAGCAGCAGGAGTTCGCCAGCGCGATCAATGCTTTCAGGACCAAGTACAATTGCCTCCCCGGTGACTGTCCAAACGCCACAAGGTTCTTTGGCTCGATCGCTCCTGGTGGTCCCAGCGTTTTTTGTCCGCCAGAAGAATCACTTCCAGACGTTCCCACTTGCGATGGCAGCGGCAACGGCGTAATCGAAGAGGTCCCATCCCCAGCCCTTCCATATTACGCCGACGAGACCCTGTTGCTTTGGCAGCACCTTGCGGACGCAGGATTGATTGCCGGCCTTTATAGCGGAACCTACTATGAAGGCTTCACAGCCCGTGTGCGAGTCGGGTTAAACTGTCCGCCGATGCACTCAAATCGCTTCTGCTGGCGCATCACGGCTCAGGCTGGCGGCCTTTTGTTCTACGATCCCGCGTGGACAAAACAACACGTCTTACTGATGTGGCCTCAGCGCGTGCTTGCGGTGCCGCCCACTGCCGCGCCGTCGGGCATCAGCGTGCTCTCGGGTTCGGAGGCCCTCGGCTACGACACAAAATATGACGACGGCTTGCCCGACCACGGCGCCATTCGCGCGAGTCACGGTTACTACAGCGGACCGCAGTGCGCCTCTGTCACGCCAGGCGGTACCTATGCCTATTTCGGCACGGCCACGAGCAACGATTGCCTTCTCGCACACGGTCTTGGTCTATGA
- a CDS encoding ankyrin repeat domain-containing protein, producing the protein MDTNDNKERQGDIGLTGELFDAVKRGATGEVKDLLAKGADGQAKDQDGRTPLHHAAVAGHKGVVRTLLEHGAEVNAKDSHGATPLHLAADRGHKDVARILLDNNADPHLHEDLAGWTPLHEAAKEGLQSIVMLLIGYGALLNAKDCDGRTPLHLAALYDGDEAARVLLDYGAEVNAEDKSGRTPLSYADPRGKSPRVFDTLRAKGAVDPTEEKYARPESASPKDARGAEKSSAASTVKRHLLRQPTDSFVIDVDMSSPYGRRER; encoded by the coding sequence ATGGATACGAACGACAATAAGGAGAGACAGGGTGATATCGGCTTGACAGGCGAACTATTTGACGCCGTAAAGCGCGGCGCAACTGGCGAGGTGAAGGACCTATTGGCGAAAGGCGCGGACGGGCAAGCGAAGGACCAAGACGGCCGGACGCCGCTGCACCATGCGGCAGTTGCGGGCCACAAGGGAGTGGTGCGTACGTTGCTTGAACACGGCGCAGAGGTAAACGCGAAGGATAGCCACGGGGCGACGCCGTTGCACTTGGCGGCAGATAGAGGCCATAAGGACGTGGCGCGTATTCTGCTTGACAACAACGCGGACCCGCATTTGCATGAAGACCTGGCAGGCTGGACGCCATTGCATGAAGCGGCAAAGGAGGGGCTTCAAAGTATTGTGATGCTTCTGATCGGCTATGGCGCGCTCCTAAACGCAAAGGACTGCGATGGTCGCACACCCCTGCACTTAGCGGCATTGTACGACGGTGATGAAGCGGCACGCGTGCTGCTCGATTATGGCGCTGAGGTAAACGCCGAGGATAAATCCGGGCGGACACCCTTGTCCTACGCAGATCCCCGCGGGAAGTCGCCTAGAGTGTTTGACACCCTGCGTGCAAAGGGTGCAGTGGACCCCACAGAGGAGAAATATGCTCGCCCCGAGTCAGCGTCGCCAAAGGACGCTCGCGGCGCGGAAAAGTCATCCGCGGCGTCGACGGTGAAGAGGCATTTGCTGCGACAGCCAACAGATTCCTTTGTCATCGATGTCGATATGTCGTCGCCGTACGGCAGAAGAGAGCGCTAG
- a CDS encoding TrbC/VirB2 family protein has product MCLFVRTRPAIRYLLCAPAPAVLALCALMPAAADAQSLGRALCTATSNNLGVLPAIASLAVILLGVAATLGKLTWRRAILVMAGIAVMVGYSVIATTIAMSTDINGDGFVNSQDWTYLSGYWCTSLSLP; this is encoded by the coding sequence ATGTGTTTATTTGTTCGCACGCGGCCGGCTATTCGATATCTACTTTGTGCCCCGGCGCCTGCGGTACTCGCACTGTGCGCGCTTATGCCCGCCGCCGCCGACGCACAATCGCTCGGTAGAGCGCTCTGTACAGCGACGAGCAATAATCTGGGTGTGCTGCCTGCCATCGCGTCTCTGGCGGTTATTCTGTTAGGCGTTGCGGCGACGCTTGGCAAGCTGACCTGGCGTCGCGCCATCCTTGTTATGGCCGGCATCGCCGTCATGGTCGGCTATTCGGTGATTGCAACGACCATCGCCATGTCAACCGACATCAATGGCGACGGTTTCGTAAACTCGCAAGATTGGACATATCTCTCAGGATACTGGTGCACCTCGCTCTCGCTTCCTTAG
- a CDS encoding type II secretion system GspH family protein has product MSRRYGFTLFEMAIVIVIIALLVAAIYTGADMLKASQIRKTISQLSQTQTALQAFRGKYGQWPGDFNDASSFWPEAVNGDNNGRIESNSAGSIYEDYNAWHHLSQAQLIDSQFVPVTANPATTDYSVVPAVTLEKQYLHVFYTTGGGTYLPKATYLALYSYPRSLPLANSQTLLVMAAHRGMYPADAFNLDTKLDDGLPFSGIAGPQLSTPLLCTDPDGENVYVFSGAQRDCSFFIRFVF; this is encoded by the coding sequence ATGTCCCGTCGCTACGGTTTCACGCTTTTTGAGATGGCGATCGTAATCGTCATCATCGCCCTGCTAGTCGCCGCCATTTACACGGGCGCTGACATGCTTAAGGCGTCCCAAATCCGCAAGACCATATCGCAATTGTCACAAACACAAACCGCACTTCAGGCTTTCAGGGGCAAATACGGCCAGTGGCCCGGAGACTTCAATGATGCCAGCAGCTTTTGGCCCGAAGCCGTCAACGGCGACAACAATGGCCGCATCGAATCGAACTCCGCCGGCAGCATCTATGAGGATTACAACGCATGGCACCACTTGAGCCAGGCGCAACTCATCGACAGCCAGTTCGTGCCCGTCACCGCTAATCCAGCGACTACTGACTACTCCGTGGTCCCGGCGGTCACCCTGGAAAAGCAGTACTTGCACGTGTTTTATACCACCGGCGGCGGTACGTACCTCCCGAAAGCCACGTACTTGGCGCTCTACAGCTATCCGCGAAGTCTGCCGCTTGCGAACTCGCAGACGCTATTAGTCATGGCAGCGCACCGCGGCATGTACCCTGCCGATGCCTTCAACCTCGACACCAAGCTAGACGACGGCCTGCCGTTTAGCGGCATTGCAGGGCCACAACTCAGCACACCTCTCCTGTGCACCGATCCCGATGGCGAGAACGTCTATGTATTCTCGGGTGCGCAACGCGACTGCAGCTTCTTCATCCGCTTTGTGTTTTAG